In one Aeromicrobium wangtongii genomic region, the following are encoded:
- the rpmI gene encoding 50S ribosomal protein L35 — translation MPKFKPHSGMKKRVKVTGSGKLRREQTNRRHLLEVKSSARKRRLEGSTAVSKNDVPRVKKMLGL, via the coding sequence ATGCCGAAGTTCAAGCCCCACTCGGGGATGAAGAAGCGCGTCAAGGTCACCGGAAGCGGCAAGCTCCGTCGTGAGCAGACCAACCGTCGTCACCTTCTCGAGGTGAAGTCGTCGGCACGCAAGCGTCGCCTCGAGGGCTCCACGGCCGTCTCGAAGAACGACGTCCCCCGCGTGAAGAAGATGCTCGGTCTCTGA